One region of Chitinophaga varians genomic DNA includes:
- a CDS encoding glutamine synthetase III: MQSLRFTALEGLAGVDTKLTEHNGKITEVFGSNVFAGRIVREYLSDEAYKSLMNSIKNGTKLERKMAEQIASGMKAWAMKKGVTHYTHWFQPLTGTTAEKHDSFFTLKSDGSALETFDGDALVQQEPDASSFPNGGLRATFEARGYTAWDPSSPAFILEQGYGKTLCIPTIFVSYTGESLDYKAPLLKALVAIDKAAVDVCNYFDKNVTKVTPTLGWEQEYFLVDENLANARPDLIMTGRTVVGHAPSKGQQLEDHYFGSIPERVYAYMRDFEEEAYKLGIPLRTRHNEVAPSQFECAPIFEEVNIAVDHNSLLMDIMNKVAKRHKLKVLLHEKPFAGINGSGKHNNWSMATDTGVNLLAPGKTPKTNLMFLTFFVNTIKAVHDYADLLRAAIASASNDFRLGANEAPPAIISVFSGKYLFDVLQEVKSRVNNKFDEQDEAILKLDLHRHIPELMLDNTDRNRTSPFAFTGNKFEFRAVGSTANCASAMTVLNTIVAKTLTDFKVEVDGLIEKGEKKEIAIMQTLRKYIVDSEKILFEGDGYSEEWEKEAERRGLQNIKTTPKALDAMITPKAAQLYSETGVYTEKELHARHEILLEDYVKKVQIEARVIGDLATNTILPAAISYLNDLISNIRGLKEIGMGEAAYKAQTQIAAKISEHINVISENVQAMIEQRKVTNKLTDSRQKAIEYCEKIKPYFDIIRYHSDKLEFLVDDKRWALPKYRELLFLR, encoded by the coding sequence ATGCAATCGTTACGTTTCACCGCGCTGGAAGGATTAGCTGGCGTAGACACTAAACTTACCGAACACAACGGAAAAATCACCGAGGTATTTGGCAGCAATGTTTTTGCCGGAAGAATTGTAAGGGAATACCTGAGTGATGAGGCTTATAAAAGCCTGATGAACTCCATTAAAAATGGCACCAAACTGGAACGCAAAATGGCGGAGCAAATTGCTTCCGGCATGAAAGCCTGGGCCATGAAAAAAGGAGTGACTCACTACACTCACTGGTTTCAACCCCTGACCGGCACCACTGCAGAAAAGCATGACTCCTTTTTTACCCTGAAAAGCGATGGCTCTGCACTGGAAACTTTTGACGGCGATGCGCTGGTACAGCAGGAGCCTGATGCCTCCAGCTTCCCTAACGGCGGCCTGAGAGCTACTTTTGAAGCCCGCGGTTATACTGCCTGGGACCCTTCCTCCCCAGCCTTTATCCTGGAACAGGGTTACGGTAAAACACTCTGCATCCCTACTATATTCGTATCCTACACCGGCGAATCACTTGACTATAAAGCTCCGCTGCTGAAAGCACTGGTAGCTATCGACAAAGCCGCTGTGGACGTATGTAACTATTTCGATAAAAATGTTACCAAAGTAACGCCTACCCTGGGTTGGGAACAGGAATACTTCCTCGTTGACGAAAATCTGGCCAATGCCCGTCCTGACCTGATCATGACCGGCCGCACCGTGGTAGGTCACGCTCCTTCCAAAGGTCAACAGCTGGAAGACCACTACTTTGGCTCTATCCCTGAGCGCGTATACGCTTACATGCGCGATTTTGAAGAAGAGGCTTACAAACTGGGCATACCTTTAAGGACCCGTCACAATGAAGTAGCTCCTTCCCAGTTCGAATGCGCTCCCATCTTTGAAGAAGTGAACATCGCCGTGGACCACAACTCCCTGCTGATGGACATCATGAATAAAGTGGCCAAACGCCACAAACTGAAAGTGCTGCTGCACGAAAAACCTTTCGCAGGCATCAACGGTTCCGGTAAACACAACAACTGGAGCATGGCCACCGATACCGGTGTAAACCTGCTGGCTCCGGGCAAAACCCCGAAAACCAACCTGATGTTCCTCACGTTCTTCGTGAACACCATCAAAGCGGTACATGACTACGCCGACCTGCTGAGAGCTGCTATCGCCTCTGCCAGCAACGACTTCCGTCTGGGTGCCAACGAAGCTCCTCCGGCTATCATCTCCGTATTCTCCGGTAAATATCTTTTCGATGTACTGCAGGAAGTAAAATCCCGCGTAAACAACAAGTTCGACGAACAAGACGAGGCCATCCTTAAACTGGACCTGCACCGTCATATTCCTGAACTGATGCTGGACAATACCGACCGTAACCGTACCTCTCCCTTTGCGTTCACCGGCAACAAGTTCGAGTTCCGCGCCGTAGGTTCTACCGCCAACTGTGCTTCCGCTATGACCGTACTGAACACCATCGTGGCCAAAACCCTGACCGACTTCAAAGTGGAAGTGGACGGCCTGATCGAAAAAGGTGAGAAAAAAGAGATTGCCATCATGCAAACTCTTCGGAAATATATTGTAGATTCGGAAAAAATATTGTTCGAAGGCGACGGCTACAGCGAAGAATGGGAAAAAGAAGCCGAAAGAAGAGGTTTACAGAACATCAAAACCACGCCTAAAGCGCTGGATGCGATGATCACTCCTAAAGCCGCCCAGCTGTATTCCGAAACCGGTGTTTATACCGAAAAAGAATTACACGCCCGTCACGAGATCCTGCTCGAAGATTATGTGAAGAAAGTTCAGATCGAAGCCCGTGTAATCGGAGACCTGGCCACCAACACTATTTTACCCGCAGCTATCAGCTACCTCAATGACCTGATCAGCAACATCCGCGGACTGAAAGAAATTGGCATGGGTGAAGCTGCCTACAAAGCACAAACACAAATCGCTGCCAAAATATCTGAACACATCAACGTGATCAGTGAAAACGTTCAGGCAATGATCGAGCAACGTAAAGTGACCAACAAGTTGACCGACAGCCGCCAGAAAGCGATTGAATACTGCGAAAAAATTAAACCGTACTTCGATATTATCCGCTACCACTCCGATAAACTGGAATTCCTGGTAGATGATAAAAGATGGGCACTGCCTAAGTACAGAGAACTGCTTTTCTTGCGATAA